One Pseudochaenichthys georgianus chromosome 4, fPseGeo1.2, whole genome shotgun sequence DNA window includes the following coding sequences:
- the dio1 gene encoding type I iodothyronine deiodinase: MSSNRLMVYFTTACICCFMVGVNIILGIMLYLSPRLAKKLILKLGERATMTQNPSFKFEDWGPTFGTFMFIKTASHHMWLSLGQEAFVGGEAPDTDVVSMEGTKSRISRFVKDNRMLVLNFGSCTUPPFMYKLEEFKLLVKDFSDVADFLVIYIEEAHSTDGWSFENNIDIKKHKSLEDRLSAAQILLQKEPLCTVVVDEMNNSAAIKYGALPERLYVLQAGKVVYKGGRGPWDYNPMELRAFLEKIK; encoded by the exons ATGTCTTCGAACAGGTTAATGGTTTATTTCACGACAGCATGCATATGTTGCTTCATGGTGGGAGTCAATATCATACTGGGCATTATGCTGTACTTATCACCACGTCTCGCCAAGAAGCTGATCCTCAAACTGGGTGAAAGAGCCACCATGACCCAGAATCCTAGTTTTAAGTTTGAAGATTGGGGTCCGACCTTTGGCACCTTTATGTTTATCAAAACTGCCTCTCATCACATGTGGCTGTCCCTCGGACAAGAGGCGTTTGTGGGAGGAGAAGCTCCGGACACAGATGTGGTCAGCATGGAGGGAACGAAATCAAGAATCAGTCGGTTCGTGAAAG ACAACAGAATGCTGGTGTTGAATTTCGGAAGTTGCACCTGACCCCCGTTTATGTACAAACTTGAGGAGTTCAAGCTACTCGTCAAGGACTTCAGCGATGTAGCCGACTTTCTTGTGATCTACATCGAGGAGGCGCATTCAACAG ACGgttggtcatttgaaaacaacatCGACATCAAGAAGCACAAGAGCCTGGAGGACAGGCTGTCCGCGGCACAGATCCTGCTCCAAAAGGAGCCCCTTTGTACGGTGGTTGTGGATGAAATGAACAATTCTGCTGCCATAAAGTACGGTGCTCTGCCTGAGAGGCTCTACGTGCTGCAGGCTGGGAAAGTTGTCTACAAG GGGGGCAGAGGGCCTTGGGACTACAATCCAATGGAGTTGCGTGCGTTCCtggagaaaataaaataa